A stretch of the Argentina anserina chromosome 6, drPotAnse1.1, whole genome shotgun sequence genome encodes the following:
- the LOC126799526 gene encoding cyclic nucleotide-gated ion channel 18 — MSRQIATPVKFRPIPNSSGEGSAAATVIEEHPLHILWRHQILDPDSDLVAVWNHIFLVVCIVALFIDPLYFYLPYVEGDACLSTDHRLAVIVTFIRSFTDLFYLFHMLIKFRTAFIAPSSRVFGRGDLVMDARQIAMRYLKSDFVVDLAATLPIPQIIIWLVIPATQHSSADHANNTLALFVLIQYVPRLFLIFPLNQKIVKTTGVLARTAWAGAAYNLLLFMLASHICAAIFYVSAIGRQSSCWKEQCSAENEENVVSCLSSFLDCKSLELPERKYWANVTRVIKNCDWNDEEIEFKIGIFGAAFKSGAAKSSFIEKYLFCFWWGLRNLCSYGQTMMTSTFLGETLFALILCLSGLILFSLLIGNMQTYLQSMSIKLEEWRVKQRDTDEWMRHRQLPEPLQERVRRFMQYQWIATRGVDEESILHSLPVDLCHEIQRHLCLSLVRRVPFFSQMDGQLLDAICERLVSSLTIKGTYIVQEGDPVNEMLFIIRGKLESSTTNGGRTGFFNSITLGPGDFCGEELLTWALMPSSSLNMPSSTRTVRALTEVEAFALRAEDLKFVAGQFKRLHSKKLQHAFRYYSHQWRTWGACFIQAAWRRFKKRKMAKDLAMQESLYYMHAPGQEEEGYYYDEEQTNLLRPEDGDCGEGSSTGDKIISSFQHLGATILASKFAANTKRGIIQKAQLVDPDSTSLQMPRMFKPDEPDFSID, encoded by the exons ATGAGTAGACAAATTGCCACGCCTGTTAAATTTCGTCCTATACCGAACTCTAGCGGTGAAGGCTCCGCCGCGGCCACCGTAATAGAAGAGCACCCGCTCCACATTCTATGGCGACACCAGATTCTCGACCCGGACTCCGACCTCGTAGCTGTATGGAACCACATCTTCCTCGTAGTCTGCATCGTCGCGCTCTTCATCGACCCTCTCTACTTTTACCTTCCTTACGTCGAAGGCGACGCCTGCCTCTCTACGGACCACCGCCTCGCCGTCATTGTTACCTTTATCCGATCCTTCACCGACCTCTTCTACCTCTTCCACATGCTCATCAAGTTCCGCACTGCCTTCATCGCACCCAGTTCTAGGGTTTTCGGCCGTGGCGATCTCGTCATGGACGCAAGGCAGATCGCCATGAGGTATCTCAAGTCCGACTTCGTCGTCGATCTGGCTGCCACTCTTCCTATACCCCAG ATTATTATCTGGCTGGTGATTCCGGCAACACAGCATTCCAGCGCTGATCATGCCAACAACACACTAGCTCTTTTCGTGCTTATTCAATATGTTCCTAGACTGTTTCTCATATTTCCTTTGAATCAGAAAATTGTAAAGACCACTGGGGTTTTAGCCAGGACTGCCTGGGCTGGAGCTGCATACAATTTGCTTCTTTTCATGCTAGCCAGTCAT ATATGTGCAGCCATCTTTTACGTATCTGCCATCGGGCGGCAATCCTCTTGTTGGAAAGAGCAGTGCAGTgcagaaaatgaagaaaatgttgtGTCTTGCCTCAGTAGTTTCTTGGATTGTAAGAGTTTGGAGCTACCAGAACGGAAGTATTGGGCCAATGTCACCAGAGTAATAAAAAACTGTGATTGGAATGATGAAGAGATCGAATTCAAGATTGGAATCTTTGGGGCTGCATTCAAGAGTGGAGCCGCAAAGTCGAGCTTTATTGAGAAGTACTTATTTTGTTTCTGGTGGGGTTTAAGAAACTTATG CTCATACGGACAGACTATGATGACGAGCACATTTCTCGGCGAGACATTGTTTGCCCTTATCTTGTGCCTTTCTGGTCTAATATTGTTCTCACTATTGATCGGCAACATGCAG ACTTATCTACAATCGATGTCAATAAAACTTGAAGAATGGAGGGTTAAACAAAGAGATACTGATGAGTGGATGAGGCATCGCCAGTTACCTGAACCCTTGCAAGAACGTGTTCGTCGATTTATGCAATACCAATGGATTGCGACACGAGGAGTTGATGAAGAATCCATATTGCATTCATTACCCGTCGACCTCTGCCATGAAATCCAGCGGCACTTATGCCTTTCCCTTGTTCGTCGT GTTCCTTTTTTCTCACAAATGGATGGGCAGCTTCTTGATGCCATATGTGAGCGCCTTGTCTCATCCTTGACTATCAAAGGCACATACATAGTTCAAGAGGGTGATCCAGTAAATGAGATGCTGTTTATTATCAGAGGGAAACTTGAGAGCTCCACAACCAATGGAGGGAGGACTGGCTTCTTCAACTCCATCACTCTAGGACCTGGTGACTTTTGTGGTGAGGAACTACTGACATGGGCATTGATGCCAAGCTCTAGCCTTAACATGCCTTCTTCCACTCGGACTGTGAGAGCCCTCACTGAAGTTGAAGCTTTTGCACTTCGAGCTGAGGACCTTAAGTTTGTCGCGGGTCAGTTTAAACGCCTTCACAGTAAGAAACTACAGCATGCTTTTAGGTACTATTCTCACCAATGGAGGACCTGGGGTGCTTGCTTCATACAAGCCGCTTGGAGAAGGTttaagaagaggaagatggcAAAGGACTTGGCTATGCAGGAGAGCTTATACTATATGCATGCACCAGGCCAAGAGGAAGAGGGGTACTACTACGACGAAGAACAAACAAATCTCTTAAGACCTGAGGATGGTGATTGTGGTGAGGGTTCATCCACAGGGGATAAAATAATTAGCAGTTTCCAGCATCTTGGGGCCACAATTCTGGCTTCAAAATTTGCTGCAAATACAAAAAGAGGGATCATTCAAAAAGCTCAGCTGGTTGATCCTGATTCAACTAGTTTGCAGATGCCTAGGATGTTTAAGCCAGATGAGCCTGATTTCTCTATAGATTGA